From one Lycorma delicatula isolate Av1 chromosome 2, ASM4794821v1, whole genome shotgun sequence genomic stretch:
- the LOC142319285 gene encoding protein yellow-like, translating into MTSTRRLIFLFISVLLYCMQVEATNTRLEEVFNWKELDFQFSNDEFRKSVIETEQFIPGNAIITGIEVYMDRLFISVPRIKMGVPSTLNYVSLKDVENGVSSPVLIPYPSLEDNLKDIQTSTPPLLVSVFRITADACSRLWAIDTGVKNIFTDSQQREIPPTIHVFDLKTDELLFSYSLKQKTDYVEEVSLFPNIIVDVTSGNCDDAFAYLPDVGAPAIVVYSLKSNETHRLTHNYFHFDPTAGDFYFLNKHYQWQDGLFGLALSPIDKDNYRTVYFHPLASTMEFTVSSRILQNNTISDKYLDSFRILGDRGSNSQSSVSVLDEETGIIFYTQVVKNAVICWNSYKGEEYSPNTIGMVADDPETMAFPNDIKIDKEGNIWVLTDKLPELIYSTPDLNVINMRIYRATVREAIKGTICD; encoded by the exons atgacaTCTACTAGAAgacttattttcctttttatatctgTATTACTTTATTGTATGCAAGTAGAAGCAACTAATACAAGATTAGAAGAGGTATTTAATTGGAAAGAACTTGACTTTCAGTTTTCAAATGATGAATTTCGTAAGTCTGTCATTGAAACAGAACAGTTCATACCAGGAAATGCAATCATCACAGGAATTGAAGTGTACATGGATCGTTTATTTATAAGTGTACCCAGAATTAAAATGGGTGTACCATCGACACTAAATTATGTAtctttaaaag ATGTTGAAAATGGTGTAAGTTCACCAGTTTTAATACCTTATCCATCATTGGAAGATAACCTAAAAGATATACAGACTTCTACTCCACCATTACTAGTATCTGTATTCCGAATTACAGCTGATGCATGTAGCAGACTATGGGCAATAGACActggagttaaaaatatttttactgattcaCAACAGAGAGAAATTCCACCAACAATTCatgtatttgatttaaaaacagatgaactattattttcatactccttaaaacaaaaaacagattatgtAGAAGAAGTCTCTCTATTTCCAAATATTATCGTTGATGTAACATCAGGTAACTGTGACGATGCTTTTGCTTATCTTCCTGATGTTGGTGCACCAGCAATTGTTGTTTACAGTCTTAAATCAAATGAAACCCATCGATTAactcataattattttcattttgatccAACGGCTggtgacttttattttttaaataaacattaccaATGGCAAGATGGTTTATTTGGTTTGGCACTTTCACCCATAGACAAAGATAACTATCGAACAGTTTATTTCCATCCTCTTGCAAGTACAATGGAATTCACTGTCTCAAGTCGAATTCTTCAGAATAATACAATATCGGATAAATACCTTGATTCATTCAGAATTCTGGGAGACCGAGGATCCAACTCTCAATCAAGTGTTTCAGTCCTTGATGAAGAAActggaattatattttacacacaaGTGGTAAAAAATGCAGTCATTTGTTGGAACTCATACAA ggGTGAAGAATATTCTCCTAACACCATAGGGATGGTAGCTGATGATCCTGAAACAATGGCTTTTCCAAATGACATAAAAATTGACAAAGAGGGTAACATTTGGGTGTTAACAGATAAACTTCCAGAGTTAATATATTCAACACcagatttaaatgttataaacatgAGAATTTATAGAGCAACAGTTCGTGAGGCTATAAAAGGCACAATTTGTGATtag